The nucleotide window GCGCGCCTACCTCGACGGCCACCTGGTCCAGGAGGCCAGCACCCGGGAGATGACCCGCCCCGTGGCCGAGCTCGTGGCCTACGCCTCCACCATCTTCACCCTGCTGCCCGGGGACGTCATCCTCACCGGCACCCCCGCAGGCGTGGGCGAGCTGCGTCCCGGTCAGCGCATCGAGGTCGGCGTCGAGGGCATCGGGGCCTTCTCCAACCCCGTCGTGCGCCGCTGAGCCCGGGACGGGCCGGAGTCGGCCGCTGCCCGTCTACTGCCGACCGGCGCCCCGGGAGCGGGCGGCCTGCACGATCCGCCGCACCGTCTCGGCCTCGATGGTTCGGCCCGTGGCCAGGTTGAGGCGGCAGAAGCCCGACCAGTCCCGCCCGAAGGCCGCGCCCTCGTTCATCGCCACCCCGTGGCGCAGGAAGTACTCGCCCGGCTCCTCAAGCCCCAGGCCCCGGAAGTCCAGCCAGGCCAGGTAGGTGCCCTCGGGCACGGTCACCTCCAGGCCCTCGACGCCGGCCAGAGCCTCGCGCACCAGGTCGCGGTTGGCGCGCAGGTAGGAGCGCACCTCCTCCAGCCAGCCCTGGCCCTCGCGCAGCGCGGCCACGGCGGCCATCGCCCCCAGCGCCGCCGCCTGCTCCGACAGGGCGGCGCTGAGGGGCTCGGCCTCCCAGGCCCGGCGCGCCCCGCCCGAGGCGATGAGCTGGGCGCACTTGAGCCCGGGGATGTTCCAGCCCTTGGAGACCGCCGTGGCCGTGAAGGTCAGGTCCGCATCGGCCGTCGGGCGCGAGGCGTAGGGGATATGCGCCAGCCCCGGCTCCAGCACCAGGGGGCCGTGGATCTCATCGGCGAAGACCGGCACCCCGTAGCGCTGCGAGAGCGCCGCCACGGCGTCGAGCTCGCCGGCCGAGAGCACCCGGCCCACCGGGTTCCACGGGTTGCACAGCACCAGCAGTCCCGCGCCGGCCGCCATCGCCGCCTCGATGGCCTCCAGGTCCAGCTCCCAGCGCGGCGAGCCGCCCCCGCGGCCCACCCGGGCCGGGACCTGGAGGCACTCGCGCCCATAGCGCCCCGGGATCGACAGGAAGGGCATATAGGCCGGGGTGGGCACGATGATCGCCGAGCCGGCGCGGGTGTGGTGGGCGATGACGGCGCCCAGGGCGGATAGGACGTCGGGCAGGAGGCTGACCTCCTCGACCCCCACCTGCCAGCCGAAGGCCCGCCCCTGGTAGTGGGCGGTCTCCTCACGGGCCTGCCGGGCCAGGCCGGAGGGCATGTAGCCCAGGGTGCCCTCGGCCACGGCGCGCTGGAGCACCTCGGCGACGGCGGGCGCCGTCCCCAGGTCCATCTCCGCCACCCACGCCCCGATGACATCGCCGGGGTAGTGGCTCCACTTCAGCGAGCCGCGCTCGCGCATGATCTGCGGGGTCAGGGCGTCGAAGGCGCGCGTGAGGCCGGTGGGGGGCAGGGGCGCCGTCGCACCGCGTGCGCCGGGGGCGGATGAGGTTGCCGAATCAGGGCCGGCGGAGAGATCTGGCATACGGGGAGTCTATGAGTGCGGGGCCGCCGGCACCATGAGCACCGCCGCCCCGCACCGCGAGTCCCGCGGTATCCGCGCTGCCCTAGCCCCGGCCGCTGGGCGAGGCGCCCTGGCGATCGGCACCCGCTGAGGGCCCGGCCGCGGGATCGTCCATATCCAGTGGCCAGGCGCCCATCAAGGCGGTGTCCTCCAGCAGGCGGTCCAGCTCGGCCTGGGAGTAGGCGCCCACGGGGCAGGCGTACATCACCCGCATATCCGTGGGCGTCTCACTGGCGGTGAAGGCGCGCACCCACTGGGTCCCCCGGTAGTCCTGCCCGTCGGCCGTGTATGTCCAGTCCTTGCGGATCGTCTCCACCGGCTCCCCTCCCAGGGTCTTGATGGTGGTGGCGTCATCCTCGGAGGTGAAGGAGATGCTCGTGGCCCCGGAGTGCTTCTCGAAGGAGGACTCGATCCGAGCCGAGATGTCCTCCGTATCCGCGCGATCCCCGGCCGTGGGGCCCTCGAGGAGGTTCTGGCCGACCGTGAAGAGGCACCCCGCATCATTGGTGAACTGGTTGACGCCGTCCTGGTCCCTGATGGTCTGACGCCACCCGGGGGCATCGACCGGGAAGGTCCAGGAGGCCGGGCCGCCGGCCGAGGGGTCCGTCGAGGATCCCGAGGATGGGGCCGACGACGGGGATGTCGGCGACGAGGCCGCCGTGGCCTCCTGGGCCTGGGTGGGGCTCGGCGTGGCCACGGCGACCTCGCGGTCCTGGCAGGCGGCCAGCACCGGCAGGGCCAGTGCCAGGCTCAGGCCCAGGGCGGCGCGCAGTCCCCGTGACGCCGTCGGGCGGGCCGGGGCGCAGGGCGCGGGGGCGGTGCGGTGGGGGCGGGGCAGGGATAGGGGCAGGGACAGCATGGGGGCCTCCGGTCATTGGCAGGGCGCCATGGGTAGCGCCACAGGTGGGTTGAGGATGGGATGACCGTAGTGCCATCACGTGCATACCGCTCGGGATGGCGATGGGCACTCCTCCCCGGCCCGCCGCTAGGCTAAGCGCATCATGAACGACCTCGCCCCTGCCGCCGCAGCCCCCCAGACCATTCCCGCCCCCGGCACCAGCCCCATCCGGGTCCGCTTCTGCCCCTCGCCGACCGGGACCCCCCATGTGGGGCTGGTGCGCACCTGCCTGTTCAACTGGGCCTGGGCGCGCCACACCGGTGGCACCTTCGTCTTCCGCATCGAGGACACCGATGCCGCCCGCGACTCCGAGGAGTCCCTCCAGGCCATCATCGACTCCCTGACCTGGCTGGGCCTGGACTGGGACGAGGGCGTGGGCCGCGGGGGCCCGCACGAGCCCTACCGCCAGTCCCAGCGCATGGACCTCTACCGGCAGGTGGCCGCCGAGCTGGTCGAGGCCGGCTACCTGTACGAGTCCTTCTCCACGCCCGAGGAGATCGAGGCCCGCCACCGCGCCGCCGGCCGCGACCCCAAGCTCGGCTACGACGGCTACGACCGCGACCTGACCCAGGAGCAGAAGGAGGCCTACCTGGCCCAGGGCCGCCGGCCCGTGCTGCGCATGCGCATGCCCGATGAGGACATCACCTTCGATGACCTCGTGCGCGGCCCCATCACCTTCAAGGCCGGCTCGGTGCCCGACTACGTCGTCGTGCGTGCTGGCGGGGAGCCCCTCTACACCCTGGTCAACCCCGTCGACGACGCCGCCATGGGCATCACCCACGTCCTGCGCGGCGAGGACCTGCTGTCCTCCACCCCGCGCCAGATCGCCCTGTACCGCGCCCTGGTGGACATCGGCCGGGCGCAGGCCATCCCCGCCTTCGGGCACCTGCCCTACGTCATGGGGGAGGGCAACAAGAAGCTGTCCAAGCGCGACCCCGAGTCCAACCTGCTCATCCACCGCTACCGCGGCATGATCCCCGAGGGCCTGCTCAACTACCTGGCCCTGCTGGGGTGGTCGCTCAGCGCCGACCGCGACGTCTTCTCCGGGGAGGAGATGATCGCCGCCTTCGACGTCCACGAGGTCAACCCCAACCCGGCGCGCTTCGACGCCAAGAAGTGCGAGGCCATCAACGCCGAGCAGGTCCGCCTCCTGGACCCCCAGGACTTCCGCGACCGCCTCGTGCCCTACCTGGCCGACGCCTTCCCCGACCCCAGCGGCCAGGCCGAGGCCGCACCCCTGGTCTCGGCCCCCGCCTACGCCGGCCTGACCGCCCGCGAGCAGGAGATCCTCCAGGCCGCCGCCCCCCTCATCCAGACCCGCATCCAACTGCTGCGCGAGGCCCGCGACATGCTCGGCTTCCTCTTCGTCGACGACGCCGACCTCGTCCTGGACGAGCGCGCGGTGAGCAGGCTCAAGGACTCCGCGGCCGACGTCCTGGATGCGGGCATCGCCGCTCTGGAGGCCCTGGGCCCCCAGCAGTGGATCACCGCCGACCTGGAGGAGGCGCTGCGCCGGGCCATCGTCGAGGGCGAGGGCATGCCCGGGGGGCAGGGCATCAAGCCGCGCCTGGCCTTCGGGCCCCTGCGCGTGGCCGTCACCGGCAGGCAGGTCTCCCCGCCCCTGTTCGAGTCCATGGAGATCCTGGGCGCCTCCTCCAGCCTGGCCCGCCTGCGGGCCCTGCGCGAGCACCTGGGCTGAGTACGGGCCAAGGCCGGCCGGGGCAGCCTGGCCGGCCTTGGCCCGGGCGGCCCCGGCTCGGTCTGTGCCGCCGGCCTACATCTCCTTGGCGTCGATGCCCTCCAGGCGCAGCCCGCTGAGCACGGTGTGCCACTGGTCCACCGTGATGTTGTGACCGGCCCGGCACATGAGCATGACCTCGAACTGGAAGCCCGAGTCGCCCACGGTGCGGGCGAAGCGGTAGCCCTCCACCGGCTCGGAGGAGCCGTCGTCGAAGTTCATCGTGGCGGTGAAGGCCAGCTCGTAGCCCGGCATGGTGCCGTCGTCATCGCGCACGTAGTCGGCTCCGACCACGCCCTGGGCGCTGTAATCGGTGAAGACGTTCTGCTTGCGGTCGATGAGCACCGAGGACAGCAGGGCGTCGTCGCCCCGCAGGCTCCACACCCGCTGGCTGGCCTCGCGGCTGACATAGCCCATGCACACGCCGTTGTTGGTGCGGTAGCCCTCGAGGTTGCCCGAGGAGCCGACGGCGTCGAGGTTGACCACGCGGTCGTCCTGGTACCAGATCGAGGTGTCCTCGTTGTAGAACTTGATGGTGGGGTTGGGCCAGGTCGGTGACGGCGTGGGGCTGGGGCTCGGGCTGGCGGCCTGGGTCTCCTTGGGAGCCTTGGGGTCCTTCGTCTTGACCCCGGTGCCCTTGTGCGCCGGGGCACTCGACGCCGGGGCGGGGGAGCCCTTGTCGGTGCGCTTGGCCACGGCATGGCTTCCCGGGGAGGGGGTGGAGGAGCCCGAGGCGCCCGAGGAGCCGCCCAGGGCGCCGCAGGCGCTCAGGGCCAGGGCGGTGCTCAGGCACATGGCGGCCGCCATCAGGCGCAGGGCGCCGGGGCGGCGGTGGCGGGACGAGGCGGGGGAAGGCGTCGATGGCTTCGATGGGGTCATGGTCACGCGGACCTCCGGGAGGGATCGGGTTGAGACGGGTGTCATCAAGGATTCTATGGCGCGGCGCGGGTGGAGGCCATCCGCCCGCATCCGGGCCGCCCGGGGCTGTGTCAGCACTCACGCCCTGAGGATTTGGCGGGGCGGGGAGCCGCGTGTAGATTATCTCCCGCTGCTTCCGGAGGTCGTCCTCCGGATCGCATACCAGTGGGGTATGGTGTAATTGGCAACACGACTGATTCTGGTTCAGTTATTCTAGGTTCGAGTCCTGGTACCCCAGCGGAGAACAACTCCATCACATCTGGCCCCCATCGTTTAGCGGCCTAGGACACCGCCCTCTCACGGCGGCGGCGCCGGTTCGAATCCGGCTGGGGGTACGCAGGAGCAGGCAGGCCGTCAGGCAGCCGGCTCATGTCAGGCCCCCATCGTTTAGTGGCCTAGGACACCGCCCTCTCACGGCGGCGGCGCCGGTTCGAATCCGGCTGGGGGTACGGATGGGAGGCAGACCCGCCAGGGCTGCTCTCCCCATCGGCGGAGCGATCGCTCCCACATACTGCCCCCATCGTTTAGCGGCCTAGGACACCGCCCTCTCACGGCGGCGGCGCCGGTTCGAATCCGGCTGGGGGTACGGCCTCGGGGCCCGAGTCATCACGGCTCGGGCCCCGATTCGTCATCCCGGTGCGCCAAGGGCGGCACCCGGTGCTGCGCGGGCGCGGCGGCCCGGCCCCCACCACTGGTTAGACTGCCCGGGTGACGTACTTTCCCGCACTCAAGGCACCCGGGCCCCTCGCCGAGGGCACCATGCGCATCACGCCCCTGGGAGGGCTCGGCGAGGTCGGGCGCAACATGACCGTCTTCGAGCTGGACTCCCAGCTCCTCATCGTCGACTGCGGCGTCCTGTTCCCCGAGGAGCACCAGCCCGGCGTCGACCTCATCCTGCCCGATTTCTCCTCCATCGAGGACCGCATCGATGACGTCGTCGCCCTGGTCCTGACCCACGGGCACGAGGACCACATCGGCGCGGTCCCCTACCTGCTGCGCCTGCGCGAGGACATTCCCCTGGTGGGAAGCGGCCTGACCCTGGCCTTCGTGGAGGCCAAGCTCAAGGAGCACCGCCTCACCCCCGTCCTGCGCCAGGTCACCGAGCACGAGAGGGTCGACTACGGGCCCTTCGACCTGGAGTTCGTGGCGGTCAACCACTCGATCCCCGACGCCATGGCCGTCATGATCCGCACCAGCGCCGGCAACGTCCTGGCCACCGGCGACTTCAAGATGGACTCCCTGCCCATCGACGGGCGCATCACCGACCTGCGCTCCTTCGCCCGCTTCGGAGAGGAGGGCGTGGACCTGTTCTGCGTGGACTCCACCAACGCCGAGGTCCCCGGCATGATCGGGCATGAGAGCAAGATCGGCCCGGTCCTGGACCAGGTCTTCGCCGAGTCCGACGGTCAGATCGTCGTCGCCTCCTTCGCCAGCCACGTCCACCGCGTCCAGCAGGTGCTCGACGCCGCCGCCCTCCACGGCCGCCGCGTGGCCCTGGTGGGGCGCTCCATGGTGCGCAACATGGGCATCGCCGCCGAGCGCGGCCACCTCAAGGTGCCCGACGGCGTCCTCATCGACCCCCGTGACGTCACCTCCCTGCCGCCCCAGGAACGCGTCCTCATGGTCACCGGCAGTCAGGGCGAGCCCATGGCCGCCCTCAGCCGCATGGCCCACTCCGAGCACCGCACGGTCACCATCGAGCCGGGCGACACCGTCATCTTCGCCTCCTCCCTCATCCCGGGCAACGAGAACTCCGTCTTCCGGGTCATCAACCAGCTCATGCGACTGGGGGCGCGCGTGGTCCACCAGGGCAACGCCACCGTGCACGTCTCGGGGCATGCCTCCTCCGAGGAGCTCCTCCACGTCTACAACATCGTCCAGCCCCGCAATGTCATGCCCATCCACGGCGAGATCCGCCACCTGGTGGCCAACGGGGCGCTGGCGGTCAAGACCGGGATCGACCCCGATCGCGTCGTGCTGTGCGAGGACGGGGTGGCCGTGGACCTCAAGGACGGGGTGGCCCGCATCGCCGGGCAGATCCCCTGCGGCTACATCTACGTCGACGGCGCCTCGGTGGGGGAGATCGACGAGAGCGAGCTCAAGGACCGGCGCATCCTGGCCGAGGAGGGCTTCGTCTCGGTCTACGCGGTGGTGGAGACCAAGACCGGCACCATCCTGGCCGGCCCCCACATCCAGGCCCGGGGCATGGCCGAGGACGACTCGGTCTTCGACGAGATCCTCCCCGAGGTCACCGAGGCGCTGGCCGCCGCCCTGGCCTCGGGCAACGCCGACTCCCACTCCCTGGCCCAGGTGATGCGCCGCACCCTGGGGCGCTACGTGGGCCGCAGGCTCAAGCGCCGCCCCATGATCGTGCCCGTCGTCATCGAGGCCTGAGGGGCGGGCGCGCGATGACGCTCTACAGGCCCCCCTGCTTCATCTCCACCGGCTCGGTCCTCATCGACCTGCCGCTGCATGTGGGGCGGGTGCCCGCGCCGGGGGGCGCCATCACCGGGGTCTCCTCGGGCCCCGTCGTCGGCGGGGGCTACACGGTGGTCTCGGCGGTGGCCC belongs to Actinomyces capricornis and includes:
- a CDS encoding ribonuclease J yields the protein MRITPLGGLGEVGRNMTVFELDSQLLIVDCGVLFPEEHQPGVDLILPDFSSIEDRIDDVVALVLTHGHEDHIGAVPYLLRLREDIPLVGSGLTLAFVEAKLKEHRLTPVLRQVTEHERVDYGPFDLEFVAVNHSIPDAMAVMIRTSAGNVLATGDFKMDSLPIDGRITDLRSFARFGEEGVDLFCVDSTNAEVPGMIGHESKIGPVLDQVFAESDGQIVVASFASHVHRVQQVLDAAALHGRRVALVGRSMVRNMGIAAERGHLKVPDGVLIDPRDVTSLPPQERVLMVTGSQGEPMAALSRMAHSEHRTVTIEPGDTVIFASSLIPGNENSVFRVINQLMRLGARVVHQGNATVHVSGHASSEELLHVYNIVQPRNVMPIHGEIRHLVANGALAVKTGIDPDRVVLCEDGVAVDLKDGVARIAGQIPCGYIYVDGASVGEIDESELKDRRILAEEGFVSVYAVVETKTGTILAGPHIQARGMAEDDSVFDEILPEVTEALAAALASGNADSHSLAQVMRRTLGRYVGRRLKRRPMIVPVVIEA
- the gltX gene encoding glutamate--tRNA ligase, producing MNDLAPAAAAPQTIPAPGTSPIRVRFCPSPTGTPHVGLVRTCLFNWAWARHTGGTFVFRIEDTDAARDSEESLQAIIDSLTWLGLDWDEGVGRGGPHEPYRQSQRMDLYRQVAAELVEAGYLYESFSTPEEIEARHRAAGRDPKLGYDGYDRDLTQEQKEAYLAQGRRPVLRMRMPDEDITFDDLVRGPITFKAGSVPDYVVVRAGGEPLYTLVNPVDDAAMGITHVLRGEDLLSSTPRQIALYRALVDIGRAQAIPAFGHLPYVMGEGNKKLSKRDPESNLLIHRYRGMIPEGLLNYLALLGWSLSADRDVFSGEEMIAAFDVHEVNPNPARFDAKKCEAINAEQVRLLDPQDFRDRLVPYLADAFPDPSGQAEAAPLVSAPAYAGLTAREQEILQAAAPLIQTRIQLLREARDMLGFLFVDDADLVLDERAVSRLKDSAADVLDAGIAALEALGPQQWITADLEEALRRAIVEGEGMPGGQGIKPRLAFGPLRVAVTGRQVSPPLFESMEILGASSSLARLRALREHLG
- a CDS encoding MalY/PatB family protein, whose translation is MPDLSAGPDSATSSAPGARGATAPLPPTGLTRAFDALTPQIMRERGSLKWSHYPGDVIGAWVAEMDLGTAPAVAEVLQRAVAEGTLGYMPSGLARQAREETAHYQGRAFGWQVGVEEVSLLPDVLSALGAVIAHHTRAGSAIIVPTPAYMPFLSIPGRYGRECLQVPARVGRGGGSPRWELDLEAIEAAMAAGAGLLVLCNPWNPVGRVLSAGELDAVAALSQRYGVPVFADEIHGPLVLEPGLAHIPYASRPTADADLTFTATAVSKGWNIPGLKCAQLIASGGARRAWEAEPLSAALSEQAAALGAMAAVAALREGQGWLEEVRSYLRANRDLVREALAGVEGLEVTVPEGTYLAWLDFRGLGLEEPGEYFLRHGVAMNEGAAFGRDWSGFCRLNLATGRTIEAETVRRIVQAARSRGAGRQ